DNA sequence from the Streptomyces sp. V1I1 genome:
GCTTGTTCTTTATGGTCTGACCTCGAACGACGTCCCGAACGTGATCGCTCGTACGAGGATTCCGGGGACGTGAACACGGCCTTCGTCTGATCCTGTGCTCCGACCAAAGAGGCACTTGACCAGCAACGAAGGCCGTGGGGGGATGAGTTTGCTGCATCACGATGTCGGGCGGGATCCGTTCACGGTGGCGTCACGCTTCCGGGACGATTTCTTCGACTGCCTGACCGGGCGCGGGGACGAGTTGTTCGAACTGGCGGGCGCGCTGCTGTGTGCGGACGGGCCGGTGACCGCGCCGGTAGACCTGACGCTGGTGGCCGGGCACCGGCGTGGACACGGCGCGATGTACGACGCGCTGAACTGCGGGAGCGTGGACGTGCCGCGGTTGCGGCAGGTGCTGGCCGGCTTGCCGCAACCCGAGGCCGCCGACGGGCGCCTGGTGCTGGCCGTGGACGTCACGAACTGGCTCCGCCCGGACGCACCCACCAGTCCGGATCGCTTGTTCTGCCACGTCTACGGCCGCAGCGGCCGGTCCTCCGACCAGTTCGTGCCCGGCTGGCCCTACTCCTTCGTCGCCGCCCTGGAATCGGGCCGGACGTCATGGTGCCAGCTCCTGGACGCCGTCCGTCCCGGCCCTGCCGACGACGTCGCCGAGGCTACTGCCACGCAGGTCCGCAGGGTGGTCGAGGACCTCATCGACATGGGCCGGTGGCGCATCGGCGACCGCGACATCCTGATCGTCTTCGACGCTGGATACGACGCCCCGCGCATGGCCCACCTCCTGCACGGGCTGCCGGTGGAGGTCCTCGGGCGGATGCGCACGGACCGGGTGATGCGCAGGCCGGTCCCGGTCCCGTGGATCTCGCCACCGCAGGGCGGCCGTCCGCCCAAGCACGGCAAGGAGTTCCGCTTCGCCAAACCGGAGACCTGGGGCGAGCCGGACGCGGCCACCACGCAGGTCACCGACCGGTACGGCACCGCCCGCGCGATGGCCTGGGACCGCATCCACCCCCGGCTGACCACCCGATCGGCGTGGATCGACCACACCGGTGAACTCCCCGTCATCGAGGGCACGTTGATCCGCCTCCAGGTCGACCGCCTGCCCGGCGGCAACGACCCGCTGCCGCTCTGGCTGTGGTCTTCGGCCACCGGCCTGACCGCCGCCGAAGTCGAGATCCGCTGGCAGGCGTTCCTGCGACGCTTCGACCTGGAACATACCTTCCGCATGATCAAACAGACCCTCGGCTGGACCCGCCCGAAGCTCCGCACCCCCGAGGCCGCGGACCGCTGGACCTGGCTGATCATCGCGGCGCACACCCAACTCCGTCTCGTCCGCGAGGCCGCCGCCGACCTCCGCCGCCCCTGGGAGCGACCCGCCGAGCCCGGCCGCCTCACCCCCGCCAGAGTCCGCCGCGGGTTCAGGAACCTCCGCCCACACTTGACCTGTCCCGCCCGAGCGCCGAAACCATCCCGGCCGGGACCTGGCCGTCCTCCCGGCTCGAAGAACCGGCACCCGGCACCCCGTCACGACGTCGGCAAAACCGTCAAACGGCCCGAGGGCATCAAGGAACGCTCCCGGGCCGGAGGATAAAGAACAAGCTGAGCTTGTTCTTTATCTTCGAGCCTCGAACGGGCTTCGAACTTGAGGCAGGTTTTCGCAGTTCACCGGCTATGTGAGCGGCCTTCGCGCGATCGTGTGCCGTGTTGAGTAAGGCATCTGATCAGCACGAAGGCCGTGGACATGAGTCTGCTCTTATCCGGGCCCCGGCGGGAGGCGTTCGCGCAAGCGTCACGCTTCAGGGGCAAGTTCTATGCGTGTCTGACCGCTCGGCGCGATGAACTGTTTGAGCTCACCGACGCGGTGCTGTGTGCCGACGGCCCGGTGAAGTCGCCCGTCGACCTGACGCTCCTGCCCGAACACCGGCGTGGGCACGGGGCGTTGTACGGCGGGCTCAACCGCGGCCGGATCGATGTCGGACGGCTGCGGGCGGTGCTCGCGGGACTGCCGCTGCCGCGTTTCCCGGACGGTCGGCTCGTCCTGGCCGTCGATGTGTCGCCATGGTTGCGCTCGGATGCGCCATGCTCGAAGGATCGGCTGTTCTGCCACGTCTACGGCCGCGCGAAGAGCGCGTCGCAGTTCATCCCGGGTTGGCCGTACTCCTTCGTGGCCGTGCTGGAGCCCGGCCGCACCTCCTGGACCACCGTCCTGGACGTCGTCCGGCTCGGACCCGTCGACGACGCCACCGCCGTGACCGCCGCCCAGCTGCGGGCCGTGGTCGAGCGGCTCGTCGCTGCCGGCCAGTGGACGCCGGGCCAGCCGGACATTGTGATCGTCGGTGATGCCGGATACGACATCACGCGCCTGGCCTGGGTCCTTCGCGACCTGCCCGTCGAGGTGGTCGGCCCGATCCGTTCCGACCGGGTCATGCGGCTGCCGAAGCCGCCGCGGGTCTACGACCCCAAGGGCGGGCGTCCGCCCAAGCACGGCAAGGAGTTCCGCTTCGCCAAGCCGGACACCTGGCCGGAGCCTACGATCACGACGATCACGGACACCACGAACTACGGCAAGGCCCAGACACAGGCCTGGGACCGGGTCCACCCGCGCCTGACTCATCGCTCGGCCTGGCTCGACCACCAGGGCGAACTACCCCTGGTCGAGGGCACATTGATCCGACTGAAGGTCGAGCACCTCTCGAAGGAGCGCGAGGCGCCGCCGGTGTGGCTGTGGTCCTCGAAGACCGGTGCCAGCCTCGCTGACGTCGACCGTTGCTGGCAGGTGTTCCTGCGCCGCTTCGATCTGGAGCACACATTTCGCTTCGTAAAGCAGACCCTCGGCTGGACCACCCCGAAGGTCCGCATTCCCGAGGCAGCGGACCGCTGGATCTGGATCCTTGTCGCAGCTCTTGCCCAGCTGAGGCTAGCCCGCCCTCTCGCCCAGGACCTCCGCCGCCCCTGGGAGAAACCAGCCTTGCCCAACCAGCTGACCCCGGCCCGGGTCCGCCGGGGGTTCAGGAACATCCGCGCTCACATCCTCTGCCCGGCCCGTGTTCCCAAACCCAACGGCACCGGCCCCGGTCGGCCACCCGGAGCCAAGAACAAACACCGGGCACCCCGCTACGACGTCGGCAAGACCGTCAAACGCGCCGAGACCCTCGCCGAACTCCACGCGTCTCGAAGATAAAGAACAAGCTCACGGACTGGCGCCGCTGAGGCCGTTGCTGCCCGCTTGTCGTCCGGCCCGGACGGGACGGGCTAACCGTCAGCTCCAGGCCGGTTGCCGGCCGTGAACGCCTCCTCCACACGATCCTGCAGCCGGGCGTGACGGAACTGGAAGACGGGCCCCACCGTGCGCAGGACGTGACGCTCGCGAGCATCCGAGAGAAACTTGACCAGGCGGACCGGAGCCTCGTTCCTCCGGCGCAGCTGGAGGCTCGCGAGGAACGCGCGCCAGGTCACCGATCCGACCAGGCTCAGCGCCAGGCTGAGCAGGAGGCCGCCCACCGTCACCAGTGCGATCCCGGACAGGAATCCGTCGATGAGTCCGAAGATGCGATGGTCCGTCAGTTCGGCGAGCAGACCCAGGCATGATCCTCCGATGAGACTGCCGGCGAGGCCGCCGGCGATTCCGGCCGTCAGCGTGTACTGGCGGTCCTGTCTCCAGCACGAGACGGGATCGATGGGAGTCCGGCTGTCGGCGCTGCGGTTGCTGAGACCCGTGACGAATCCGCCCACCACACCGGCGAGGAGGCCGAACACCAGGCCGCCGAAAAGCATGACGACGCGGCCATG
Encoded proteins:
- a CDS encoding NF041680 family putative transposase — translated: MSLLHHDVGRDPFTVASRFRDDFFDCLTGRGDELFELAGALLCADGPVTAPVDLTLVAGHRRGHGAMYDALNCGSVDVPRLRQVLAGLPQPEAADGRLVLAVDVTNWLRPDAPTSPDRLFCHVYGRSGRSSDQFVPGWPYSFVAALESGRTSWCQLLDAVRPGPADDVAEATATQVRRVVEDLIDMGRWRIGDRDILIVFDAGYDAPRMAHLLHGLPVEVLGRMRTDRVMRRPVPVPWISPPQGGRPPKHGKEFRFAKPETWGEPDAATTQVTDRYGTARAMAWDRIHPRLTTRSAWIDHTGELPVIEGTLIRLQVDRLPGGNDPLPLWLWSSATGLTAAEVEIRWQAFLRRFDLEHTFRMIKQTLGWTRPKLRTPEAADRWTWLIIAAHTQLRLVREAAADLRRPWERPAEPGRLTPARVRRGFRNLRPHLTCPARAPKPSRPGPGRPPGSKNRHPAPRHDVGKTVKRPEGIKERSRAGG
- a CDS encoding NF041680 family putative transposase, which encodes MSLLLSGPRREAFAQASRFRGKFYACLTARRDELFELTDAVLCADGPVKSPVDLTLLPEHRRGHGALYGGLNRGRIDVGRLRAVLAGLPLPRFPDGRLVLAVDVSPWLRSDAPCSKDRLFCHVYGRAKSASQFIPGWPYSFVAVLEPGRTSWTTVLDVVRLGPVDDATAVTAAQLRAVVERLVAAGQWTPGQPDIVIVGDAGYDITRLAWVLRDLPVEVVGPIRSDRVMRLPKPPRVYDPKGGRPPKHGKEFRFAKPDTWPEPTITTITDTTNYGKAQTQAWDRVHPRLTHRSAWLDHQGELPLVEGTLIRLKVEHLSKEREAPPVWLWSSKTGASLADVDRCWQVFLRRFDLEHTFRFVKQTLGWTTPKVRIPEAADRWIWILVAALAQLRLARPLAQDLRRPWEKPALPNQLTPARVRRGFRNIRAHILCPARVPKPNGTGPGRPPGAKNKHRAPRYDVGKTVKRAETLAELHASRR